In Maridesulfovibrio sp., a single genomic region encodes these proteins:
- a CDS encoding ATP-binding protein, which produces MPRSRSIGIRFKLIVIFVFIKVLPLIALAWVAWNGITLLGEHVEDNVAALSEETGRAVTGIGNMAVESSIRALDLKSREAIERLTTDTARDVAAFLYARDNDVRLAAGIDPSEDNYRKFLAPLNGFITEHGPYVLNSEGNAWVPEHPAVPDNKIVRARNSDNAKDFHSRPPETGFIRKSRPLFLEMTFVGLDGVERVKVTTSKLVPDEKRDVSKSANTYCKAETYFNELKKLAPGEVFVSEVIGPYLKSPVIGAYTKVSAHKKGIPFEPEKAAYAGKENPVGKRFQGLVRWAAPVVKKGKIIGYVTLALDHTHIMEFTDHIVPTEERYTPISDASTGNYAFMWDYKDRNISHPRDYFIVGYDPQTGLPAVPWLSRAMYEDFSESGEGIVEWEENAPEFKDQSLRKKPAPELTDAGLLGLDCRYLNFAPQCEGWNNLTRDGGSGSFVILWSGLWKLTTAAAIPYHTGIYSGPRGFGFVTIGANVPEFHKAATMTGKQIDGMAENFRNSMEERNAEIQEHLRSTQAATSRKLTMSTAGMVAVVILIAIWMASILTKKITDIIAGMREFKSGRLDRRLKVESGDEFGQLALTFNEMSDDIQDLITDLRQAEEKFRGIVENATEGFFRSTIDGRLVSANRALANLLGYETPEQLMENVKDLASQLYVDAGRRQEMLRELEKHGTVRDFEYEARLPDGRTRFLSNYCRLIAEDDGQVYLEGMVTDISERKLKEKAEIDKEAAQAANEAKSEFLANMSHEIRTPLNAILGMTEMLAESGLSEEQKRYVALFESAGNGLRRLINEILDFSKIEAGQMIICETPFSFRELMDNIASIMSVQARAEGLEFESIISADVPECLRGDGLRLRQVLMNLLGNAVKFTEKGTVRVAVDVAGSDGGSVRLFFNVIDSGIGIESEKIGTIFESFTQADSSTTRKYGGTGLGLAISRRLVELMGGDLLVESIPGTGTTFSFSLPFEICVPGELDAYNAEQDYGVAPGCDRPRKVLVVEDSKSNRMLLEHYLKNTDHEVVMVENGREGVEMYKNNVDIDIILMDMQMPVMDGVEATRAIRNYEKDHGLEPVRIVALTANAYEEDKRKCLDAGCNGYLAKPVSRTDLLNVLGDIS; this is translated from the coding sequence ATGCCCCGATCCCGTTCCATAGGAATCCGTTTCAAACTGATCGTAATTTTTGTGTTCATCAAGGTGCTGCCGTTGATAGCTCTTGCTTGGGTCGCCTGGAATGGGATTACTCTTCTGGGAGAACATGTGGAGGATAACGTTGCGGCTCTTTCCGAAGAAACGGGGCGTGCGGTAACCGGAATAGGAAACATGGCTGTGGAAAGCTCCATCCGGGCTCTTGATCTTAAATCCCGGGAGGCCATAGAACGTCTTACGACAGATACCGCAAGGGATGTGGCAGCGTTTTTATATGCCCGCGACAATGATGTGCGGCTGGCTGCCGGCATTGATCCTTCCGAAGATAATTACAGAAAATTTCTTGCTCCCCTTAATGGGTTTATTACCGAGCACGGACCGTATGTTTTGAACAGCGAAGGTAATGCCTGGGTGCCGGAACATCCAGCTGTACCTGATAATAAAATAGTCCGGGCGCGCAACTCCGACAACGCCAAGGATTTTCACTCCCGTCCGCCGGAAACCGGGTTCATCCGTAAAAGCAGGCCCCTGTTTCTGGAAATGACTTTTGTCGGTCTTGATGGCGTGGAGCGGGTCAAGGTGACTACTTCAAAGCTCGTGCCGGATGAAAAAAGGGACGTTTCAAAAAGCGCAAATACTTACTGCAAGGCGGAAACATATTTCAACGAGCTTAAAAAGCTTGCCCCCGGTGAAGTCTTTGTATCCGAAGTCATCGGCCCATACCTGAAAAGCCCGGTTATCGGGGCGTACACAAAAGTAAGTGCCCATAAGAAGGGAATTCCCTTCGAGCCGGAAAAGGCGGCCTATGCCGGCAAGGAAAATCCGGTAGGCAAGCGTTTTCAAGGACTGGTGCGCTGGGCTGCTCCTGTGGTGAAGAAGGGGAAGATAATAGGATATGTGACCCTTGCCCTGGACCATACACATATAATGGAGTTTACCGACCATATTGTTCCCACCGAGGAACGCTATACCCCCATATCTGACGCCTCTACCGGAAACTATGCATTTATGTGGGACTATAAAGATAGGAATATCTCTCATCCCAGAGACTATTTTATAGTCGGATATGATCCGCAGACCGGGCTTCCGGCCGTGCCTTGGCTTTCCCGCGCCATGTATGAGGATTTTTCCGAAAGCGGCGAGGGTATAGTGGAGTGGGAGGAAAATGCCCCTGAATTCAAAGATCAATCACTGCGAAAGAAGCCTGCACCGGAACTTACCGATGCGGGACTGCTGGGGCTGGACTGCCGGTATCTTAATTTTGCGCCGCAATGCGAAGGCTGGAATAATCTGACCCGTGACGGCGGGTCGGGGTCGTTCGTGATTCTGTGGAGCGGCTTGTGGAAGCTTACTACTGCGGCGGCAATTCCGTATCATACCGGCATCTATTCCGGTCCCCGCGGTTTCGGTTTTGTGACCATCGGGGCCAACGTTCCGGAATTCCACAAGGCGGCGACCATGACCGGAAAGCAGATTGACGGTATGGCCGAAAACTTCCGCAATTCCATGGAAGAGCGTAATGCCGAAATTCAGGAACATCTGCGTTCCACGCAGGCGGCCACTTCAAGAAAACTTACCATGTCCACTGCCGGCATGGTTGCGGTTGTTATCCTCATCGCGATCTGGATGGCTTCTATACTGACCAAGAAAATCACCGATATTATTGCCGGAATGAGAGAGTTCAAGAGCGGCAGACTGGATAGACGCCTCAAGGTGGAATCCGGAGATGAGTTCGGGCAGCTTGCGCTTACATTCAATGAAATGTCCGATGATATACAGGACCTCATAACTGATCTGCGTCAGGCTGAGGAAAAATTTCGCGGAATTGTGGAGAACGCTACGGAAGGTTTTTTCCGCAGTACGATTGACGGGCGTCTGGTAAGTGCCAACCGGGCCCTGGCCAACCTGCTTGGGTATGAAACACCGGAGCAGCTGATGGAAAATGTCAAAGATCTGGCTTCGCAGTTGTATGTGGATGCCGGGCGCAGGCAGGAAATGCTCAGGGAGCTTGAGAAGCATGGAACAGTACGGGATTTCGAGTATGAAGCACGGCTTCCGGATGGGCGGACCCGTTTTCTGAGTAACTATTGCAGGCTCATCGCCGAAGATGACGGACAGGTCTATCTTGAAGGGATGGTAACCGATATTTCGGAACGCAAACTTAAGGAAAAGGCGGAGATAGACAAGGAAGCTGCCCAGGCCGCCAACGAAGCCAAGTCGGAATTTCTAGCTAATATGAGCCATGAAATACGGACTCCTCTGAATGCGATTCTCGGGATGACGGAGATGCTCGCTGAGTCCGGACTCAGTGAAGAGCAGAAGCGTTATGTTGCTCTTTTTGAGTCCGCCGGTAACGGATTGCGCCGGTTGATAAACGAGATTCTTGATTTTTCCAAAATCGAGGCCGGGCAGATGATAATCTGTGAAACCCCTTTCAGTTTTCGTGAACTGATGGATAACATTGCCAGCATTATGAGTGTTCAGGCCAGAGCGGAAGGACTTGAATTTGAAAGCATAATCAGTGCGGATGTCCCGGAATGCCTACGTGGAGACGGTCTGAGATTAAGGCAGGTCTTGATGAATCTTTTAGGCAATGCCGTTAAGTTTACAGAGAAAGGAACCGTCAGGGTCGCTGTGGACGTGGCCGGAAGCGATGGCGGAAGCGTACGTCTTTTTTTCAATGTTATTGATTCCGGGATAGGCATTGAATCTGAAAAGATAGGAACTATTTTCGAAAGTTTTACCCAGGCCGATTCCTCCACGACCCGTAAATACGGGGGAACGGGATTGGGACTGGCCATATCTCGTCGGCTGGTTGAACTGATGGGCGGGGATCTTTTGGTTGAAAGCATTCCCGGTACAGGGACAACTTTTTCCTTTTCACTTCCTTTTGAAATCTGTGTTCCCGGTGAACTGGACGCCTACAATGCAGAGCAGGATTACGGTGTTGCGCCGGGCTGTGACCGACCCAGAAAGGTGCTCGTGGTTGAAGACTCCAAGAGCAATCGTATGCTTCTTGAGCATTATCTTAAGAATACGGATCACGAAGTGGTCATGGTGGAAAATGGGCGCGAAGGGGTGGAAATGTATAAAAACAATGTGGATATAGATATTATCCTCATGGATATGCAGATGCCTGTCATGGACGGAGTGGAGGCAACAAGGGCTATCCGAAATTATGAAAAGGATCACGGCCTCGAACCGGTCAGAATAGTAGCCCTTACCGCCAATGCATATGAAGAGGACAAGCGGAAGTGTCTGGACGCCGGATGTAACGGGTATCTCGCAAAACCCGTAAGTAGGACCGATCTGCTTAATGTCCTTGGCGATATAAGCTGA
- a CDS encoding methyl-accepting chemotaxis protein, giving the protein MKLKSIKTKIILMAACCTIVSAAALISLQIMNQNKTQTFVHEKVDDLIDKSTQTSLLAIARAEAGVIRSKLEVNLDTARTIASIFKTLRSIPESERPNNLRTVFNDILLTVLQDNKEFLGTYSAWEPDAVDGNDAAYAGRKEDGYDETGRFISYWNRDESGKIARQALVGYEDDSQHDNGVRKGGWYLSPRETGRENILDPFPYIVQGKKDWLTTMSAPVKINGKFLGIAGTDLRLDFVQNLCKNVARNIYGGKATLKVVSNMGIVVADSSNAGNVGKPITQTESHNADKILSLTKSGEPYINLGKEDGLVQVMAPIPLARTGTPWAILIEVDRNIVFADVLKVNEEMRANANESYVTALIAGASIIVLACVFIWFMAGGLVRPIKKSVSYAESVAEGDFSQTLDIDLADEIGALANSLRKMVGNLQKMITEAEEKSKAAEESAARANLAVEEANKAKEQAARAEKEGKLQAARDLEEVVNIVTSASEQLSAQIEQSSTSTRTQYAQISEAATAMEEMNATVLEVARSASDSAESANQTKDKAQTGSQVVAKVLDSMSDVQRIAGQLKEDVTTLGQNAEGIGQVMEVISDIADQTNLLALNAAIEAARAGEAGRGFAVVADEVRKLAEKTMTATQEVGKAISDIQNGTRSNINHVEQAVTKINETAKLSGESGEALDAIVSFVDTTSGQVHNIATASEEQSATSEEINRSLAQVAEISSETAKAMDESAKAVDELARQAQVLQNLINQMKG; this is encoded by the coding sequence ATGAAATTAAAGTCGATCAAAACGAAAATCATTCTTATGGCTGCCTGTTGCACGATTGTTTCAGCAGCAGCGCTGATCAGTCTTCAGATCATGAATCAGAACAAAACGCAGACATTTGTCCACGAAAAGGTTGATGATCTGATTGACAAAAGCACGCAGACAAGCCTGCTGGCAATTGCCAGGGCCGAAGCGGGAGTTATTCGCTCCAAACTGGAAGTAAACCTGGATACAGCCCGGACCATAGCCAGCATTTTCAAAACATTGCGTTCGATTCCCGAATCTGAAAGGCCGAACAACCTGCGCACTGTTTTTAACGACATCCTTTTAACAGTACTTCAGGACAACAAAGAGTTTCTCGGCACATACAGCGCATGGGAACCCGATGCCGTTGATGGCAACGATGCTGCATACGCAGGCAGAAAGGAAGACGGTTATGATGAAACAGGCCGATTCATATCTTACTGGAACAGGGATGAAAGCGGGAAAATAGCCCGTCAGGCCCTTGTCGGGTATGAAGACGACAGCCAGCATGATAACGGCGTAAGAAAAGGCGGCTGGTATCTCTCCCCCCGTGAAACAGGAAGGGAAAACATACTTGATCCGTTTCCGTACATCGTTCAGGGAAAGAAAGACTGGCTCACCACCATGTCCGCACCGGTCAAGATCAACGGCAAATTTCTGGGTATCGCGGGGACCGATTTACGGCTCGATTTTGTCCAGAACCTCTGCAAAAACGTGGCACGCAATATATATGGCGGAAAAGCGACCCTAAAGGTCGTGAGTAATATGGGAATAGTCGTTGCCGACAGTTCAAATGCCGGCAATGTAGGTAAGCCGATCACCCAGACCGAGTCGCACAATGCGGACAAAATCCTGAGCCTGACCAAAAGTGGAGAGCCGTACATAAATCTCGGCAAGGAAGACGGTCTTGTTCAGGTTATGGCCCCCATTCCTCTTGCCCGCACAGGAACCCCGTGGGCCATCCTGATTGAAGTGGACCGTAATATCGTATTTGCCGATGTACTGAAAGTGAATGAGGAAATGCGTGCCAACGCCAATGAAAGCTACGTTACTGCCCTGATAGCCGGTGCTTCCATAATTGTCCTTGCCTGCGTATTCATTTGGTTTATGGCAGGCGGACTCGTTCGTCCGATCAAAAAGTCCGTCAGCTATGCCGAAAGCGTGGCCGAGGGTGATTTCTCGCAGACGCTGGATATTGATCTGGCAGACGAAATCGGAGCCCTTGCGAACTCCTTGCGCAAGATGGTCGGCAACCTCCAGAAAATGATCACCGAAGCAGAAGAAAAGAGCAAAGCCGCGGAAGAATCGGCAGCAAGGGCCAACCTTGCGGTTGAGGAAGCCAACAAAGCCAAGGAACAGGCGGCAAGAGCGGAAAAAGAAGGAAAACTTCAGGCGGCAAGAGATCTGGAAGAGGTCGTCAACATCGTGACCTCTGCATCGGAACAGCTCTCTGCACAGATAGAACAATCCAGCACAAGTACCAGAACGCAGTACGCCCAGATAAGCGAAGCCGCCACTGCCATGGAAGAAATGAACGCAACGGTACTTGAAGTGGCACGAAGCGCCTCTGATTCTGCTGAATCTGCCAACCAGACCAAGGACAAGGCCCAAACTGGATCACAGGTTGTCGCCAAGGTTCTGGACAGCATGAGCGACGTACAGAGAATAGCAGGGCAGCTCAAGGAAGATGTAACAACGCTTGGACAAAATGCCGAAGGCATCGGCCAGGTCATGGAAGTCATTTCCGACATCGCCGACCAGACCAACCTTCTCGCCCTTAACGCAGCCATTGAAGCGGCAAGAGCCGGGGAAGCAGGCAGAGGCTTTGCCGTTGTCGCGGATGAAGTCCGCAAGCTCGCCGAAAAAACGATGACTGCGACTCAGGAAGTAGGCAAAGCCATCAGCGACATACAGAATGGAACAAGATCCAATATAAACCACGTTGAGCAGGCGGTGACAAAGATCAACGAAACAGCAAAACTCTCCGGAGAATCAGGGGAAGCTCTTGATGCCATTGTTTCGTTCGTCGATACTACTTCCGGGCAGGTGCACAACATAGCAACCGCTTCTGAAGAACAATCCGCGACCAGCGAAGAAATCAACCGCTCCCTGGCACAGGTTGCCGAAATTTCGTCCGAAACGGCAAAAGCCATGGACGAATCGGCAAAAGCAGTTGACGAACTCGCAAGGCAGGCTCAGGTTCTGCAGAATCTCATCAACCAGATGAAAGGCTGA
- a CDS encoding HAD family hydrolase, with amino-acid sequence MDFSAVIFDLDGTLLYTLEEIATVGNNALAGFGYATHPVSAYRNFVGSGARVLALRILPEEARTPENHERVFAAVLDEFERLLNTLTRPYSGIPEVLDLLQVAGKKLAVLSNKPDAFTKAAMAEFLPDTDFFEIRGGSPDFPLKPAPDGALAIAANMGIAPEHIVFVGDSDVDIKTAINAGMIPVGAGWGFRGPEELAAAGASVVFSNPGELEKLLYPI; translated from the coding sequence TTGGATTTTTCAGCTGTTATTTTCGATCTTGACGGCACCCTTCTTTATACTTTGGAAGAAATAGCCACAGTGGGCAACAACGCACTAGCCGGATTCGGGTATGCGACACATCCTGTAAGTGCGTACCGCAATTTTGTCGGCTCGGGTGCCAGAGTTCTGGCCTTGCGAATCCTGCCGGAGGAAGCTAGAACACCGGAGAACCATGAACGGGTATTTGCCGCTGTTCTGGATGAATTCGAACGGCTGCTTAATACGCTTACGCGACCATACTCCGGTATTCCCGAAGTGCTTGATCTGCTGCAGGTAGCCGGGAAAAAGCTTGCGGTGCTCTCCAATAAACCAGATGCCTTCACCAAGGCTGCCATGGCTGAATTTCTGCCGGATACCGATTTTTTCGAGATTCGCGGCGGAAGTCCGGATTTCCCACTCAAACCCGCGCCGGACGGAGCCCTTGCCATTGCCGCGAATATGGGAATTGCTCCGGAGCATATTGTTTTTGTGGGTGACTCCGATGTGGATATTAAGACAGCCATTAACGCCGGAATGATTCCCGTGGGAGCAGGGTGGGGATTTCGCGGGCCTGAAGAATTGGCTGCAGCAGGAGCAAGTGTTGTTTTCAGCAACCCCGGTGAATTGGAAAAATTGCTCTATCCCATCTAA
- a CDS encoding cytochrome c biogenesis protein CcdA, translated as MRLKLILFVLLSFISLTVLIAPQPACSAENQNPNLSTSWKLYRLSPDSRKASGIESDILAALVLTPQNGWYTYSHTPGKMGQPTTLKVTLIPGKTVISPIYLPGKIKDDPFNKGGKIETYPDATPILIPIPDTHKTFTLNTQLSLLMCSDTACQPYKDKFNFIGMGVAKEKLPAANAQKWWPDFLKAVQDKDGSRILLKDMSAQLKKKPVAPGVEQKTQQQTLPEAVNAETAHPEEETTAQFKPEKLTPKPFTPGLEVTNLSTAIFFGLLAGLLLNFMPCVLPVISLKLSTLMAGAKHENREEQKRSFREHNIFFALGILIYFGLLSGILGATGMAWGQIFQKPPVVIALAGIVFALSLSLFGLFNLPVVDLKISAEKGGPRRQALFTGILATLLATPCSGPFLGGVLGWAMVQKHYVIGSVFLSVGTGMALPYILMAIFPALAARFPKPGAWTIWIERAAGFFLCGTCIYLLSILPENMFIPALIFMWFTAVGAWMWGLAGSSDTRSSMYLLRIAALVLCVSVGFWASIPPERSANWIAFEQNDFSARLGRDPLLVEFTADWCPSCKVLEQTALTPANLNRWQEEYGLTFIKVDLTLPDKRADAFLRALGSRSIPLAAIFGTGNSTYSPTVIRDLYTSGQMDDALRQTLK; from the coding sequence ATGCGTTTGAAGTTAATTTTATTTGTTTTATTAAGCTTTATATCCTTAACCGTTCTTATTGCCCCTCAACCGGCCTGCAGCGCCGAAAACCAAAACCCCAACCTGTCAACCAGTTGGAAATTATACCGTTTAAGCCCGGATAGCCGTAAGGCATCGGGCATAGAAAGCGATATTCTAGCCGCTCTTGTCCTTACTCCTCAGAACGGATGGTATACCTACTCCCACACACCGGGAAAAATGGGCCAGCCCACCACGTTGAAAGTCACGCTTATTCCCGGAAAAACCGTGATATCGCCCATATACCTGCCGGGGAAGATAAAAGACGATCCCTTCAACAAGGGGGGAAAAATAGAAACATACCCGGACGCGACCCCCATTCTCATTCCCATTCCGGACACGCATAAGACATTCACTCTGAACACGCAGCTTTCCCTGCTGATGTGCTCCGATACGGCCTGTCAGCCTTACAAAGACAAATTCAACTTTATCGGCATGGGCGTGGCTAAAGAAAAACTCCCGGCCGCGAACGCTCAGAAGTGGTGGCCCGACTTCTTGAAAGCTGTGCAGGATAAAGACGGCAGCAGAATCCTGCTAAAAGACATGAGTGCACAGCTTAAGAAAAAGCCTGTTGCGCCGGGTGTTGAACAAAAAACGCAGCAACAAACCCTACCGGAAGCAGTAAACGCGGAGACGGCCCACCCCGAAGAGGAAACCACAGCTCAATTCAAGCCTGAAAAACTGACCCCGAAGCCGTTCACTCCCGGCCTTGAGGTTACCAACCTTTCTACAGCAATATTCTTCGGTCTGCTGGCGGGGCTGCTGCTCAACTTCATGCCCTGCGTGCTGCCGGTCATAAGCCTCAAACTGTCCACGCTGATGGCCGGAGCAAAACATGAAAACCGGGAGGAGCAGAAACGCAGCTTCCGCGAGCACAACATATTTTTCGCCCTCGGGATTTTAATCTACTTCGGACTGCTGAGCGGTATTCTGGGTGCCACCGGCATGGCCTGGGGACAGATCTTCCAGAAGCCTCCCGTGGTCATTGCCCTGGCAGGAATTGTCTTCGCGCTGAGCCTCAGCCTGTTCGGCCTGTTCAATCTTCCGGTGGTGGACCTTAAAATCAGCGCCGAAAAGGGAGGACCGCGCAGACAGGCTCTGTTCACGGGAATACTGGCCACCCTGCTGGCCACCCCCTGCAGTGGGCCTTTTCTGGGCGGCGTGCTCGGCTGGGCCATGGTGCAGAAGCATTACGTTATCGGCTCCGTATTTCTAAGCGTTGGAACCGGGATGGCCCTGCCCTACATCCTGATGGCCATTTTCCCCGCTCTGGCCGCCCGTTTCCCCAAACCCGGCGCCTGGACCATATGGATTGAGCGTGCTGCAGGATTCTTCCTGTGCGGGACATGCATATATCTTTTGAGCATTCTGCCGGAAAACATGTTCATACCGGCCCTGATCTTCATGTGGTTCACAGCGGTGGGAGCCTGGATGTGGGGTCTGGCCGGATCAAGCGACACCAGATCCTCCATGTACCTGCTGCGCATTGCTGCGCTCGTACTCTGCGTCTCGGTCGGATTCTGGGCCTCGATCCCACCGGAGCGTTCCGCCAACTGGATAGCCTTCGAGCAGAATGACTTTTCCGCCAGACTGGGTCGCGATCCTCTTCTGGTGGAATTCACCGCCGACTGGTGCCCGTCCTGCAAAGTGCTTGAACAGACTGCACTGACTCCTGCCAACCTGAACCGCTGGCAGGAAGAATACGGGCTGACCTTCATCAAGGTGGACCTGACCCTGCCGGACAAGCGAGCCGACGCGTTCCTGCGGGCTCTGGGCAGCAGGTCCATTCCGCTGGCCGCAATTTTCGGCACGGGAAACAGCACATACTCACCTACTGTAATCCGGGACCTGTACACATCCGGACAAATGGATGACGCGCTCAGACAGACATTGAAATAA
- a CDS encoding iron-containing alcohol dehydrogenase, with the protein MLNFQIFIPTRIIFGPGKISELGTVRLPAGKKAMVVIGESGAMIRNGYLDKVQAALAAQDVSTLVFDKIAPNPTSEQVDQAAKIARENEIDFVVALGGGSTIDASKAICLLTSNPGRCWDYMHSGSGGGVNPDKPAVPLIAIPTTAGTGTEADQWAVINKAGGTEKISLGNDSTFPVISIVDPELMVSVPPRMTAYTGIDAFFHAVETFVSTQHQPISDMLALEAVHLISNYLPMAIAEGDNIEARTVMAWSSTAAGMCETLSRCISQHSLEHALSAKYPELPHGLGLAKLSVPYFKRLIPGAPERFEDLAMAMGYDTGEFDENMRATVFLEGLRSLLERSGFNDESLKTYGLKQEDVPELVNIAQETMGKLFECTPAEMTTEELECILSEAIEG; encoded by the coding sequence ATGCTCAATTTCCAGATTTTCATTCCTACCCGCATAATATTCGGTCCCGGCAAAATATCCGAACTGGGTACGGTTCGCCTGCCCGCCGGGAAAAAAGCCATGGTTGTCATCGGCGAATCCGGTGCGATGATAAGGAATGGATACCTCGACAAGGTGCAGGCTGCTCTGGCGGCTCAGGACGTATCCACACTGGTGTTCGATAAGATTGCTCCCAACCCCACTTCAGAACAGGTCGATCAGGCTGCAAAGATTGCCCGGGAAAACGAAATAGACTTTGTTGTCGCACTGGGCGGCGGTTCCACCATAGACGCGTCCAAGGCCATATGTCTGCTGACATCAAACCCCGGTCGGTGCTGGGACTATATGCATTCCGGCTCCGGCGGAGGGGTCAACCCGGATAAACCCGCAGTACCGCTCATCGCCATCCCCACCACGGCAGGCACAGGAACCGAAGCGGACCAGTGGGCCGTCATCAACAAAGCCGGAGGCACCGAAAAAATCAGCCTCGGCAATGATTCCACCTTCCCGGTTATCTCCATCGTGGACCCGGAACTCATGGTCAGTGTCCCGCCGCGCATGACCGCGTATACCGGTATTGATGCTTTTTTCCATGCAGTGGAAACCTTCGTATCCACCCAGCATCAGCCCATAAGCGACATGCTTGCTCTGGAAGCGGTGCACCTGATCAGCAACTACCTGCCTATGGCCATTGCGGAAGGCGATAACATAGAAGCGCGGACAGTCATGGCCTGGTCCAGCACCGCAGCAGGCATGTGCGAAACCCTTTCCCGCTGCATTTCCCAGCATTCGCTTGAGCATGCACTGAGTGCCAAATACCCGGAACTCCCGCACGGACTGGGGCTGGCAAAACTTTCCGTTCCCTATTTCAAACGACTGATTCCCGGTGCTCCGGAAAGATTCGAAGATCTGGCCATGGCCATGGGTTACGATACCGGGGAATTTGATGAAAACATGCGCGCGACAGTCTTTCTGGAAGGTCTGCGCTCCCTTCTCGAACGTTCCGGATTCAATGACGAATCGCTTAAAACCTATGGCCTGAAACAGGAAGATGTGCCGGAACTGGTGAATATAGCGCAGGAAACCATGGGAAAACTTTTCGAATGCACCCCTGCGGAGATGACCACGGAAGAGCTCGAATGCATCCTTTCGGAGGCAATTGAGGGATAA
- a CDS encoding AMIN domain-containing protein — MAEKSRNIIQCPFCDSNRLYFRRGLVADILISLVTPVRSYTCGSCSRSFRKYGNYFTSKQALIHIFGLLAIIAFINPSLLLPEHWLLKEQVPVEHKVETAPTSEESTDPLPLLSMAIANATNSSIVVENGTISVVENDHGNSTGQLADNSTESNGTEGNATAKTIMAFNGTGLTNSTTPLPGTAKQTDQPKQDLGLQGGKLRSIYFKAVDGKTRIELDLGGSPLSYTSFFLRNPDRLVVDIHGNWEYYGPTTLRPENPIFSRFRIGIYDDKIRMVMDLKSQTPAPKIIKTATGLDIDVK, encoded by the coding sequence ATGGCTGAAAAGAGCAGAAACATAATTCAATGCCCTTTTTGTGACAGCAACCGTTTGTATTTCAGACGGGGTCTTGTCGCAGATATACTCATTTCGCTGGTAACGCCTGTGAGGTCTTACACCTGCGGTTCGTGCAGCCGTAGTTTCCGCAAATACGGAAACTACTTCACCAGCAAGCAGGCACTGATCCACATCTTCGGGCTGCTGGCGATAATTGCTTTCATCAATCCGAGCCTGCTGCTGCCTGAACACTGGCTGCTCAAGGAGCAGGTTCCGGTCGAGCACAAAGTCGAAACAGCTCCGACCTCCGAAGAAAGCACCGACCCGCTTCCGCTGCTCAGCATGGCCATAGCCAACGCAACCAACAGCTCAATCGTCGTTGAGAACGGCACCATTTCAGTTGTTGAAAACGACCATGGTAACAGTACCGGCCAACTTGCAGATAACAGTACTGAAAGCAACGGCACGGAAGGCAATGCCACGGCAAAAACCATAATGGCCTTCAACGGAACAGGGCTGACCAATTCTACAACTCCCCTGCCGGGAACCGCAAAACAGACCGACCAGCCGAAACAGGACCTTGGTCTGCAAGGCGGAAAGCTTCGTTCCATATACTTCAAGGCTGTTGACGGCAAAACAAGGATTGAACTGGACCTTGGCGGATCACCGCTTTCCTATACATCCTTTTTCCTGCGCAACCCGGATCGTCTGGTAGTCGATATTCACGGCAACTGGGAATACTACGGGCCAACGACCCTGCGCCCGGAGAACCCGATATTCTCCCGTTTCCGCATAGGAATATATGACGACAAAATCCGTATGGTAATGGACCTCAAGAGCCAGACTCCGGCACCGAAAATAATCAAGACCGCCACAGGGCTTGATATTGATGTGAAATAA